From the genome of Nocardia sp. NBC_01503, one region includes:
- a CDS encoding stage II sporulation protein M, translated as MDLDAYTFLHRPSWDRLDHLATRRKRLTGAETDELVRLYRLTSQQLARLQSRSADAELVAGLSAVLTRARGRVLGARTDTAREIGRFFTHRFPAAVYRAWPWWVSVATLFLLASTVLGTWVARSESARRHLGLDTDTDRLTRKGGEFETYYYEHPHDAFAAKVWTNNAAVAAVALFMGVLILPAVYALAMNALNVGVSAGLMADAGRLDAFFGYILPHGMLELTAIFVAGGAGLKLGWTLVDPGGESRPQALARQGRATAVIALGLVGVLLVSGFLEGFVTPSGLPTAVRIGIGALAELGFLAYVFGFGRRAVLEEETAVTREHMSGNLPGGEPEAVAGVFDSTLAATARN; from the coding sequence ATGGACCTGGACGCGTATACGTTCCTGCACAGACCTTCCTGGGACCGGCTGGATCATCTGGCGACCCGCCGTAAGCGACTCACCGGCGCGGAGACCGACGAACTGGTCCGGCTGTACCGGCTCACCTCACAGCAGCTGGCCCGTCTGCAATCCCGCTCCGCCGACGCCGAATTGGTGGCCGGACTCTCCGCCGTGCTGACCCGGGCGCGCGGGCGGGTACTGGGCGCACGCACCGATACCGCGCGCGAGATCGGCCGCTTCTTCACCCATCGCTTCCCCGCGGCGGTGTACCGCGCCTGGCCCTGGTGGGTTTCGGTGGCGACGCTGTTCCTGCTCGCCTCGACCGTCCTGGGCACCTGGGTGGCGCGTTCGGAGTCGGCCCGGCGACATCTGGGCCTGGATACCGATACCGACCGGTTGACCCGCAAGGGCGGTGAGTTCGAGACCTACTACTACGAGCACCCGCACGATGCCTTCGCCGCCAAGGTGTGGACCAACAACGCCGCGGTCGCGGCCGTCGCCCTGTTCATGGGGGTACTCATCCTGCCCGCGGTCTACGCGCTGGCCATGAACGCGCTCAATGTGGGGGTGAGCGCCGGTCTGATGGCCGACGCGGGCCGACTGGACGCCTTCTTCGGGTACATCCTGCCGCACGGAATGCTGGAGCTGACCGCCATTTTCGTGGCCGGCGGCGCGGGATTGAAACTGGGCTGGACACTGGTGGACCCGGGTGGCGAGAGCCGTCCGCAGGCGCTGGCGCGACAGGGCCGCGCCACCGCCGTTATCGCATTGGGGCTGGTCGGAGTCCTGTTGGTCTCCGGATTCCTGGAGGGATTCGTCACCCCCAGCGGACTGCCGACGGCCGTTCGGATCGGTATCGGCGCGCTCGCCGAACTCGGTTTCCTGGCATATGTGTTCGGTTTCGGCCGCCGCGCGGTGCTGGAGGAGGAGACCGCCGTCACGCGGGAGCACATGTCGGGCAACTTGCCGGGCGGTGAACCCGAAGCGGTTGCGGGAGTGTTCGATTCGACACTGGCGGCAACGGCCCGGAATTGA
- a CDS encoding DUF3662 and FHA domain-containing protein, with protein sequence MGIVSRFERRLQGAVGDVFARVFGGSVVPQEVETALQREAADHVQDLGGGHLLAPNSYVITINESDLGQLVQGEGQADHDLAVRAFAKHLQDYIREQGWQTYGEVHVEFEASPTLHTGQFRTRGRVDPDAVGGSVDRRAGPAVGPERTPRPNPQPGAGPMTQNSGYDPSREPAESDPRNRGYAPPPASRPAPQGYGEYGRGGAPQYPDQQQGYGAAPDQQGYGEYQNGYDYNQPGGQGYGQQPGYGEQGYGQQPGYADQAYGQQPGYADPGYGQQGGGGYADPGYGQQGGGYADQGGQQGYGQQGYEQGGYGQQPGYADQAYGQQPGYADPGYADQGYGQQAGYGQAGYAEPGYAEPAAGYGDDQYGQQAGYGQQPAGAGYAAPARSGSGYSATLQLDDGSGRTYQLREGSNIIGRGQDAHFRLPDTGVSRRHIEVRWDGQTAMLSDLGSTNGTLVNGSPVQDWQLADGDVIRAGHSEILIRIV encoded by the coding sequence ATGGGGATTGTTTCGCGATTCGAACGTCGCCTCCAGGGTGCGGTCGGCGATGTCTTCGCCCGTGTCTTCGGCGGCAGCGTGGTCCCGCAGGAGGTCGAGACGGCCCTGCAGCGCGAGGCCGCGGACCATGTCCAGGACCTCGGTGGGGGCCATCTACTGGCGCCGAACAGCTACGTCATCACCATCAACGAGTCGGACCTGGGGCAGCTCGTCCAGGGCGAGGGACAGGCCGACCACGACCTCGCAGTGCGGGCTTTCGCCAAACACTTACAGGACTACATCCGTGAGCAAGGCTGGCAGACGTACGGCGAAGTGCACGTGGAATTCGAGGCATCCCCTACGCTGCACACCGGACAGTTCAGGACACGCGGTCGAGTGGACCCGGACGCCGTCGGCGGTAGCGTCGACCGCCGGGCGGGTCCGGCGGTGGGACCTGAACGCACACCACGACCCAACCCGCAACCAGGAGCTGGCCCCATGACGCAGAACTCAGGCTACGACCCAAGCCGTGAGCCCGCGGAGTCCGATCCACGTAACCGCGGGTACGCGCCCCCGCCCGCGAGCCGACCCGCTCCGCAGGGCTACGGCGAATACGGCCGCGGCGGTGCCCCGCAGTACCCCGATCAGCAGCAGGGCTACGGCGCTGCCCCCGATCAGCAGGGGTACGGCGAGTACCAGAACGGCTACGACTACAACCAGCCCGGTGGCCAGGGCTACGGCCAGCAGCCGGGTTACGGCGAGCAGGGCTACGGCCAGCAGCCGGGCTATGCCGATCAGGCGTACGGCCAGCAGCCCGGTTACGCCGATCCCGGCTACGGCCAGCAGGGCGGCGGAGGTTACGCCGATCCCGGTTACGGCCAGCAGGGTGGCGGCTATGCCGATCAGGGCGGCCAGCAGGGCTACGGCCAGCAGGGGTACGAGCAGGGCGGCTACGGCCAGCAGCCGGGCTATGCCGATCAGGCGTACGGCCAGCAGCCGGGTTACGCCGATCCGGGCTACGCGGACCAGGGCTACGGCCAGCAGGCCGGGTACGGCCAGGCCGGATACGCCGAGCCGGGTTATGCCGAGCCCGCCGCCGGGTACGGCGACGACCAGTACGGCCAGCAGGCCGGGTACGGCCAGCAGCCCGCCGGGGCCGGTTATGCCGCGCCCGCGCGCAGCGGCTCCGGCTACTCGGCCACGCTGCAGCTGGACGACGGCTCCGGTCGCACCTACCAGTTGCGCGAGGGTTCCAACATCATCGGCCGCGGCCAGGACGCGCACTTCCGGCTTCCCGACACCGGGGTTTCCCGGCGGCACATCGAAGTTCGCTGGGATGGTCAGACGGCCATGCTCTCGGACCTCGGTTCCACCAATGGCACGCTGGTCAACGGCTCGCCCGTACAGGACTGGCAGCTCGCCGACGGTGATGTCATCCGCGCCGGGCATTCCGAGATCCTGATCCGGATCGTCTGA
- a CDS encoding PP2C family protein-serine/threonine phosphatase: MTLVLRYAARSDRGLVRANNEDSVYAGARLLALADGMGGHAAGEVASQLMIAALAHLDDDEPGDDLLGKLDRAVHEGNAAIADQVEEEPELDGMGTTLTAILFAGRKLGLAHIGDSRAYMLRNGELTQITRDDTFVQSLVDEGRITPEQAHTHPQRSLIMRALTGNEIDPTLVVREARAGDRYLLCSDGLSDVVSDETIANTMREGSTDEAADRLIELALRSGGPDNVTVVVADVIDLDYGQSHPIVAGAASGEDEDTPPPNTAAGRAAAMRPPRAAPRRAVQQPEPEPPRKSHKLRWIALSLALLVAIGAGLTVGYNMIRSNYYVGAEHDRVVVLRGLPGSVLGYSIRDVDQIACVTRGGDLQLAAPGSDFPSGCRELRLVDLKPTGRDSVDKGLPPGSSDDAVKQLQSLTRNDLLPPCEKPQPPSTPPATPPSSAPPVDPNAPGTTTTPAAPVTTAPSTPAAPTTTTAPQTPGQNCRVAD, encoded by the coding sequence GTGACTCTTGTTCTCCGCTACGCCGCCCGTAGCGACCGCGGTCTCGTACGAGCCAACAACGAGGACTCCGTCTACGCGGGCGCGCGTCTACTCGCGCTCGCGGACGGCATGGGCGGCCACGCCGCCGGTGAAGTCGCCTCCCAATTGATGATCGCCGCACTCGCGCATCTCGACGACGACGAACCGGGCGATGATCTGCTCGGCAAACTCGATCGCGCGGTGCACGAGGGCAATGCCGCCATCGCCGATCAGGTCGAGGAGGAACCCGAACTCGACGGCATGGGCACCACGCTCACCGCCATCCTGTTCGCGGGCCGCAAACTCGGCCTCGCCCATATCGGCGACTCCCGCGCCTACATGCTCCGCAATGGCGAGCTCACCCAGATCACCCGCGACGACACCTTCGTGCAGTCGCTGGTGGACGAGGGCCGGATCACGCCGGAGCAGGCACACACCCATCCGCAGCGCTCGCTCATCATGCGGGCGCTGACCGGTAACGAGATCGATCCCACCCTGGTGGTGCGTGAGGCTCGGGCCGGGGATCGGTACCTGCTCTGCTCCGACGGCCTCTCCGATGTGGTGAGCGATGAGACCATCGCCAACACCATGCGTGAGGGTTCGACGGACGAAGCCGCGGACCGGCTCATCGAATTGGCGCTGCGCAGTGGCGGTCCCGACAATGTGACCGTCGTGGTCGCCGATGTCATCGACCTCGACTACGGACAGAGCCATCCCATCGTGGCCGGTGCGGCCTCCGGCGAGGACGAGGACACGCCCCCGCCGAATACCGCCGCCGGACGGGCCGCCGCCATGCGTCCCCCGCGCGCCGCACCGCGCAGAGCCGTCCAGCAGCCCGAGCCGGAGCCGCCGCGCAAGAGTCACAAGTTGCGCTGGATCGCACTGTCGCTCGCGCTGCTGGTCGCCATCGGCGCGGGGCTCACCGTGGGCTACAACATGATTCGCAGCAACTACTACGTGGGCGCGGAGCACGACCGGGTGGTCGTACTGCGTGGTCTGCCGGGTTCGGTGCTGGGTTACTCGATTCGCGATGTCGATCAGATCGCCTGCGTCACCCGCGGCGGTGATCTGCAATTGGCCGCCCCCGGTTCGGATTTCCCGTCCGGATGCCGCGAGCTGCGACTGGTGGACCTCAAGCCGACCGGGCGCGATTCGGTCGACAAGGGCCTGCCGCCGGGCTCCAGCGATGACGCGGTCAAGCAGCTGCAGAGCCTGACCCGCAATGATCTGCTGCCGCCGTGCGAGAAGCCGCAGCCGCCGTCGACGCCGCCGGCCACCCCGCCGTCGAGCGCTCCGCCGGTCGATCCGAACGCACCGGGCACCACCACCACGCCCGCCGCACCCGTCACCACCGCGCCGAGCACGCCCGCGGCGCCCACCACCACGACCGCGCCGCAGACGCCGGGGCAGAACTGCAGGGTGGCGGACTGA
- a CDS encoding peptidoglycan D,D-transpeptidase FtsI family protein, which yields MNTPLRRVAMAVMLMIVALLINATYIQVQFGPIGKADSLRNDPRNGRVLLDEYARQRGQISAQGTVLASSVSTDDRYKYLRTYPTDPLAYAPTTGFYSMQYGSTGLEHAEDSVLNGSDNQLFGRRFIDMVSGRDPRGGNVITTINPAMQKVAYEQLTAKGYTGSVVAIEPSTGRILTMVSTPSYDPNLLSGHDGAAASQAWQTLQGDPRQPMLNRAVSQTYPPGSTFKVIVTAAALSNGIAKPEDQLTAQPRITLPDTSTTLENYNGSHCGPGDAPTASLTDAFRFSCNTAFVDLGIKVGAAKLKDEAAAFGIGTHPNIPIPWADSTVGTIPDAPALGQSSIGQRDVALTPLDNAVIAATVANGGVRMQPHLVDQLQAPDLSTLETVKPMSVGQAISAPVATQLTNLMIESEKNTQGGTQQRGYQIASKTGTAEHGNDPRNTPPHAWYIAFAPAQNPKIAIAVIVENGGDRALAATGGSVAAPVARAVLDAGLGG from the coding sequence GTGAACACACCCCTGCGCCGGGTGGCGATGGCGGTCATGCTGATGATCGTCGCGCTGCTGATCAACGCCACCTACATCCAGGTGCAGTTCGGTCCCATCGGCAAGGCGGACAGTCTGCGCAACGATCCGCGCAACGGCCGGGTGCTGCTGGACGAGTACGCCCGCCAGCGCGGCCAGATCTCCGCACAGGGCACCGTGCTCGCGAGTTCGGTCTCCACCGACGACCGCTACAAATACCTGCGCACCTATCCGACCGATCCGCTGGCGTACGCGCCGACGACCGGTTTCTACTCCATGCAGTACGGCAGCACCGGGCTCGAGCACGCCGAGGACTCGGTGCTGAACGGTTCGGACAATCAGCTGTTCGGGCGGCGCTTCATCGATATGGTTTCGGGCCGGGATCCGCGCGGCGGCAATGTGATCACCACGATCAACCCGGCTATGCAGAAGGTCGCGTATGAGCAGCTGACCGCCAAGGGGTACACCGGTTCGGTGGTGGCGATCGAGCCGAGCACCGGGCGCATCCTCACCATGGTGTCCACACCGTCCTACGATCCGAATCTGCTCTCCGGACATGACGGTGCGGCCGCCTCGCAGGCGTGGCAGACACTTCAGGGCGATCCGCGTCAGCCCATGCTGAATCGCGCTGTGTCGCAGACGTATCCGCCGGGCTCCACCTTCAAGGTGATCGTGACCGCCGCGGCGCTCTCCAACGGCATCGCCAAGCCGGAGGATCAACTGACCGCGCAGCCGCGAATCACCTTGCCGGACACCAGCACCACCTTGGAGAACTACAACGGCAGCCACTGCGGTCCGGGTGACGCGCCCACCGCATCGCTGACCGACGCGTTCCGGTTCTCCTGTAACACCGCTTTCGTTGACCTCGGTATCAAGGTGGGGGCCGCGAAGCTCAAGGACGAGGCGGCCGCGTTCGGTATCGGCACCCATCCCAATATTCCGATTCCGTGGGCGGACAGCACCGTCGGCACCATCCCCGACGCTCCCGCACTCGGCCAGAGCAGCATCGGACAGCGCGATGTGGCGCTGACTCCGCTCGACAACGCGGTCATCGCGGCCACCGTCGCCAATGGCGGCGTCCGCATGCAACCGCATCTGGTGGATCAGTTGCAGGCGCCGGATCTGAGCACCCTGGAGACCGTCAAACCGATGTCGGTCGGGCAGGCGATCAGCGCACCGGTGGCCACCCAGCTGACCAATCTGATGATCGAGTCGGAGAAGAACACCCAGGGAGGCACTCAGCAGCGGGGCTACCAGATCGCGTCCAAGACGGGCACCGCCGAACACGGCAACGATCCGCGGAACACGCCTCCGCATGCCTGGTACATCGCCTTCGCGCCCGCGCAGAATCCGAAGATCGCCATCGCGGTGATCGTCGAGAACGGTGGCGATCGCGCCCTGGCCGCCACCGGCGGTTCGGTGGCAGCGCCGGTCGCGCGCGCGGTGCTCGATGCCGGGCTGGGGGGCTGA
- a CDS encoding RDD family protein yields MALFTTGEAVAVELPIARIPTRAAAFLLDLMIQLVFGAMLFFLGLYLLLRWDADSAWIETMLVVVIAFTLIGYPVLSETLTRGRSLGKMALGLRVVCADGGPTDFRHAVTRGLAGIVDFWILGTGLIAVVVSLCSPNARRIGDALAGTVVVHDRSRLPFAALVIPVPRLQGWARQLDMTGLPDELAIAMRQYLTRVRTLTPEAQDRLGRTLVITVCDRLRTPPLNGYPPVQILGAVLAERQRRAFPPPPKPDNAVYQRAVA; encoded by the coding sequence ATGGCCCTTTTCACCACCGGCGAGGCAGTCGCCGTAGAACTGCCCATCGCGCGCATCCCCACGCGGGCCGCGGCGTTCCTGCTCGACCTGATGATCCAACTGGTCTTCGGGGCGATGCTGTTCTTCCTCGGCCTGTACCTGCTGCTCCGCTGGGACGCGGATTCGGCGTGGATCGAGACCATGCTGGTGGTGGTCATCGCGTTCACCTTGATCGGCTATCCGGTGCTGAGCGAAACCCTCACGCGCGGAAGGTCGCTCGGCAAGATGGCGCTGGGTCTGCGGGTGGTGTGCGCGGACGGCGGGCCGACCGACTTCCGGCACGCGGTCACCCGCGGACTGGCGGGGATCGTGGATTTCTGGATTCTGGGCACCGGGTTGATCGCGGTGGTGGTGTCGCTGTGTTCGCCGAATGCCCGCCGCATCGGTGACGCGCTCGCGGGCACGGTGGTGGTGCACGATCGCAGTCGGCTGCCCTTCGCGGCGCTGGTGATTCCGGTGCCGCGGTTACAGGGCTGGGCGCGCCAACTCGATATGACCGGCCTGCCGGACGAACTCGCGATTGCCATGCGCCAGTACCTGACTCGCGTCCGCACCCTCACCCCCGAGGCACAGGACCGGCTGGGCCGCACCCTGGTGATCACGGTCTGCGACCGCCTGCGCACCCCGCCGTTGAACGGCTATCCGCCCGTCCAGATCCTGGGAGCGGTGCTGGCCGAACGGCAGCGGCGCGCCTTCCCACCCCCGCCGAAGCCGGACAACGCGGTGTACCAGCGCGCCGTCGCCTGA
- a CDS encoding FtsW/RodA/SpoVE family cell cycle protein, translating into MSAPAPPSAGAFPSPPGGFAPAPPPSTRRNVELLLLGLAAVVTTVSLVLVEASQEQAITWEIAKLGAAYLALFGVAHLAVRRFAAFADPLLLPIVALLNGLGLVLIHRLDLAEKQDALFASQPIPSPDANQQVLWTGLGMVVFTGLLILLRDYRTLARYAYTLGLIGLVLLAIPAILPDRFSQVNGAKIWIRLPGFSVQPGEFAKILLIIFFAGVLVAKRDLFTAAGKHVFGMELPRARDMGPMLVVWIVCVGVLVLEKDLGTSLLIFCTVLCMLYIATERVGWVAVGTVLLAIGFVFAYNAFGHVRVRVETWLHPFADYNNTGYQISQSLFGLATGGLAGTGLGSGRPSQVPFAKTDFIISAIGEELGLIGLAAVLMLFCVFVIRGLRTAIAVRDSFGKLLAAGLAFTIAIQLFVVVGGVTKLIPLTGLTTPFVSYGGSSLLANYALLALLIKVSDAARAPAPVRKRAPEPIADAPTELVRRPKGGTA; encoded by the coding sequence ATGTCCGCACCGGCACCACCGTCCGCTGGGGCCTTTCCCAGTCCACCGGGCGGATTCGCTCCCGCGCCTCCGCCATCCACCCGGCGGAATGTGGAACTGCTGCTGCTCGGGCTCGCGGCGGTGGTCACAACGGTGTCGCTGGTGCTGGTGGAGGCCAGTCAGGAACAGGCGATCACCTGGGAGATCGCCAAGCTCGGTGCCGCGTATCTGGCACTGTTCGGTGTCGCGCACCTGGCGGTACGCCGGTTCGCGGCCTTCGCGGACCCCCTCCTACTACCGATCGTGGCCCTGCTGAACGGGCTCGGGCTGGTGCTGATCCATCGACTCGACCTGGCCGAGAAGCAGGACGCACTCTTCGCCTCACAGCCCATCCCCTCCCCCGACGCGAACCAGCAGGTGCTGTGGACGGGGTTGGGGATGGTGGTTTTCACGGGGCTTCTGATCCTGCTGCGCGACTACCGCACGCTGGCCCGCTACGCCTACACGCTCGGACTGATCGGCCTGGTGCTGCTCGCCATTCCGGCGATCCTGCCGGACCGGTTCTCACAGGTGAACGGCGCCAAGATCTGGATTCGGCTGCCGGGCTTCAGCGTTCAGCCCGGTGAGTTCGCCAAGATCCTGCTGATCATCTTCTTCGCGGGTGTACTGGTCGCCAAGCGTGACCTGTTCACCGCCGCCGGAAAGCATGTCTTCGGCATGGAGCTGCCGCGTGCCCGCGATATGGGTCCGATGCTCGTGGTCTGGATCGTCTGCGTCGGCGTGCTGGTGCTCGAGAAGGATCTCGGCACCTCGCTGCTCATCTTCTGCACGGTGCTGTGCATGCTCTACATCGCCACCGAGCGGGTCGGCTGGGTGGCGGTCGGCACGGTGCTGCTGGCCATCGGATTCGTCTTCGCCTACAACGCCTTCGGGCATGTGCGGGTGCGCGTGGAGACCTGGCTGCACCCGTTCGCGGATTACAACAACACCGGCTATCAGATCTCGCAGTCGCTGTTCGGGCTCGCCACCGGCGGCCTGGCCGGGACCGGACTGGGCAGCGGACGCCCGTCGCAGGTGCCGTTCGCCAAGACCGACTTCATCATCTCCGCCATCGGCGAGGAACTGGGCCTGATCGGCCTGGCCGCGGTACTGATGCTGTTCTGCGTCTTCGTGATCCGCGGACTGCGCACCGCCATCGCGGTGCGGGACAGCTTCGGCAAGCTGCTGGCCGCCGGTCTGGCGTTCACCATCGCCATCCAGCTGTTCGTGGTGGTCGGCGGTGTCACCAAACTGATTCCGCTGACCGGTCTGACCACGCCGTTCGTCTCCTACGGCGGCTCCTCCCTGCTCGCCAACTACGCACTGCTGGCACTCTTGATCAAGGTGTCCGATGCGGCGCGCGCCCCGGCCCCGGTCCGCAAGCGGGCCCCGGAGCCGATCGCGGACGCGCCCACCGAACTGGTACGGCGACCGAAGGGTGGTACCGCGTGA
- a CDS encoding FHA domain-containing protein FhaB/FipA — protein sequence MQGLILQLTRAGFLLLLWLFVWAVLRTLRSDIYAASGIRVPPRAQGGSAVLPSLRRGQKGAKYLVVTQGSLAGTRISLGSQPVLIGRADDSTLVLTDDYASTRHARLSPRGEDWYVEDLGSTNGTYLDRSKVTTPVRVPLGTPVRVGKTVIELRS from the coding sequence GTGCAGGGATTGATCCTGCAACTGACCCGTGCGGGGTTCCTGCTGCTGTTGTGGCTGTTCGTGTGGGCGGTGCTCCGGACCCTGCGCAGCGATATCTACGCGGCCTCCGGCATCCGGGTGCCGCCGCGGGCCCAAGGCGGCTCCGCGGTGCTCCCCTCCTTGCGCCGAGGCCAGAAGGGCGCCAAATATCTCGTGGTGACTCAGGGTTCACTCGCCGGCACCCGCATCTCACTCGGCTCACAGCCGGTGCTGATCGGGCGCGCGGACGACTCCACGCTGGTCCTCACCGACGACTACGCCTCCACCCGGCATGCGCGCCTGTCGCCGCGCGGGGAGGACTGGTACGTCGAGGATCTCGGTTCCACCAATGGGACCTACCTCGACCGGTCGAAGGTCACCACCCCGGTGCGAGTTCCACTCGGCACCCCCGTCCGTGTCGGTAAGACAGTGATCGAGCTGCGATCGTGA
- a CDS encoding DUF58 domain-containing protein: MVVTGRTAIAAGLAALFVTFVMPSWIGLLAATAVLVALILVDALLLGSPAALELSRDPLTTVRTGRSIEVELTALNTGDRTLRGRLWDDWPASAGAREHAHTLKLPPNTRIRLHTELTPAYRGERIAGPVTVRLLGPLGMAGRQVRRQVPARLRALPPFRSEKLLASKVKQLQQLEGRNTVNRRGQGTEFDSFREYVAGDDVRTIDWRATARATDVLVRTWRPERNRHVVMLLDTGRVSAGRVGDGTRLDATIEAALLLGGLAAAGGDSVDLLAYDNALRAEVRGLGGKRLQYKLMHALASVTPQLVDTDYQGLLRSTLRRARRRSLVVWFTHLDAATVQEGLLPVLPVLAERHRVLIVAVTDPDVAAAATRRSARDDLYAAAAAENVLAEHAVARETLRRMGVRVITGAPDRLPGALADEYLELKQTGAM, encoded by the coding sequence GTGGTCGTCACCGGCCGGACGGCCATCGCGGCGGGCCTGGCCGCACTCTTCGTCACCTTCGTCATGCCGTCGTGGATCGGGCTGCTCGCCGCGACGGCGGTGCTCGTGGCACTCATACTGGTCGATGCACTGCTACTGGGTTCGCCTGCCGCGCTGGAGCTTTCGCGGGATCCGCTGACCACGGTGCGCACCGGGCGAAGTATCGAGGTCGAGCTCACCGCGCTGAACACCGGTGACCGCACCCTGCGCGGGCGGCTGTGGGACGACTGGCCCGCCAGCGCCGGCGCCCGCGAACACGCGCACACGCTGAAACTGCCGCCCAACACCAGGATTCGACTGCATACCGAACTCACCCCGGCGTATCGGGGCGAACGGATCGCGGGACCGGTCACCGTGCGCCTGCTCGGACCGCTCGGCATGGCCGGGCGACAGGTGCGCCGACAGGTTCCGGCCCGGCTGCGCGCGCTGCCGCCGTTCCGCAGTGAGAAGCTGCTCGCCTCCAAAGTCAAACAGCTGCAACAGCTCGAGGGCCGCAACACCGTCAACCGGCGCGGCCAGGGCACCGAATTCGACTCCTTCCGCGAATACGTCGCGGGCGACGATGTGCGCACCATCGACTGGCGGGCCACCGCACGCGCCACCGACGTACTGGTCCGCACCTGGCGGCCCGAACGCAATCGACACGTGGTCATGCTGCTGGACACCGGACGGGTCAGCGCCGGGCGCGTCGGCGACGGCACCCGCCTGGACGCCACCATCGAGGCGGCGCTGCTGCTCGGCGGGCTCGCGGCCGCCGGCGGGGATTCGGTGGACCTGCTCGCCTATGACAACGCGCTGCGCGCGGAGGTCCGCGGTCTCGGCGGAAAACGCCTGCAGTACAAGCTGATGCACGCGCTCGCGAGCGTGACACCGCAACTGGTGGACACCGACTATCAGGGTCTGCTGCGCTCCACCCTGCGACGTGCGCGCCGCCGCAGCCTGGTCGTCTGGTTCACCCACCTCGATGCCGCCACCGTCCAGGAGGGTCTGCTCCCGGTGCTCCCGGTCCTGGCCGAACGCCATCGCGTCCTGATCGTCGCGGTCACCGATCCGGATGTCGCGGCCGCCGCCACCCGGCGCTCGGCCCGCGACGACCTCTACGCCGCGGCCGCCGCCGAGAACGTCCTGGCCGAACACGCCGTCGCCCGGGAAACCCTGCGCCGCATGGGAGTCCGCGTCATCACCGGAGCCCCCGACCGCCTCCCCGGCGCACTCGCCGACGAATACCTGGAGCTCAAGCAAACGGGCGCGATGTAA